The Bifidobacterium bifidum ATCC 29521 = JCM 1255 = DSM 20456 region CACCTCGTCGGTCGGCGAGTAATGCAGGCCGGCGCCGGCGATGCGGTGCAGCTCCTCCTCGTCGTGCGCGATGCCGGAGCCGAGGCCTCCCATGGTGAAGCTCGGGCGCACCACCAACGGGTATCCGAGTTCGGCGGCGACGGCGTCCACTTCCTTCATGGAGTGGGCAACTTCGGAGCGTGCGGATTCGGCGCCCGCCTCGTCGACGACCTTCTTGAACAGCTCGCGGTCCTCGCCGCGGTCGATGGCGTCAAGGGAGGCGCCGATCAGCTCGACGTTGTACTTCTTGAGCACACCGGCCTCGCCGAGCGCCATCGCGGCGTTCAGTGCGGTCTGGCCACCCAAGGTGGGCAGCAGGGCATCGGGGCGTTCCTTGGCGATGATCTGCTCAAGGATGGGCGTGGCGATCGGCTCGATGTAGGTGGCGTCGGCCATCTCCGGGTCGGTCATGATCGTGGCCGGGTTGGAGTTCACGAGGATGACGCGGATGCCCTCTTCGCGCAGCACGCGGCACGCCTGGGTGCCGGAGTAGTCGAACTCGGCCGCCTGCCCGATCACGATCGGGCCGGAGCCGATGACCATCACTGACTTGATGTCGGTGCGTTTAGGCATTGCGGTTTTCCTCCTTGGACGTCTTCATCAGATCGACGAAACGGTCAAACAGATATGCGGCGTCGTGCGGGCCGGCCGCCGCCTCGGGATGGTACTGCACGGAGAACGCGGGGATGTCCACGCACTGCAGGCCTTCGACCACGTCGTCGTTCAGATCGATGTGGCTGACGAACACCTTGCCGAAGTGCCCGTTGTCGAACGGGGCGTCGACGGTCTCGCCGATGGGCGCGTCAACCGCGAAGCCGTGATTGTGCGCGGTGACCTCCACCTTGCCGGTGGTCAGGTCCTTGACGGGCTGGTTGATGCCGCGATGGCCGAACTTGAGCTTGTAGGTGCCGAAGCCGAGTGCGCGGCCGAGCAGCTGATTGCCGAAGCAGATGCCGAAGAACGGGTAGCCGGCGTCCAGGACCTTGCGCAGCAGCTCGACCTCGGGGTCGGCCTGCTCCGGGTCGCCGGGGCCGTTGGAGAAGAACACGCCGTCCGGGTTCAGCGCGGTGAGTTCCTCGAAAGTGATGGTGGACGGCACGACGTGCACGCGGCAGCCGCGCTCGGCCATGCGATGCGGGGTCATGCCCTTGACTCCGAGATCCACGGCGGCGACGGTGTAGAGCGGCTCCTTGCCCTCGTACTCGCCACACGGCTCGACCGTATACGTCTCCTTGGTGCTGACCTCGTCGTACAGGCTCAGACCCTTCATCTGCGGGGTGGCCTTGACCTCGTCGATGAGCGCGGCGACGGTCTTCAGGCGCCCTTCGTCGTCGAGCAGCGCGTCACCGGAGAAGATTCCGGCACGCATGACGCCCGCGGAGCGCAGGTGGCGCACCAGCTTGCGGGTGTCGATGTGGCTGATGCCGACGATGTGCTCGGCGACGAGATCGTCGTCAAGGCTGCCCGTGGCCCGCCAATTGCTGACGGTGGGGCTGGGATCGCGAACCACGTATCCAGCCACCCAGATACGGGAGGATTCTGGATCCTCCCGGTTGATTCCCGTGTCCCCGATGTGCGGGAACGTCTGCACCACGATCTGCCGATCGTAACTGGGATCGGTCAAAGTCTCCTGATAACCGGTCATGCCGGTCGCGAACACGATCTCGCCAGTGGTCTTGCCGATCGCGCCGTAAGAGTCACCCACATACACTTGCCCGTCCTCAAGTACAAGCACGGCGTCATCAGGGGCAAAACTCACGGTTTCGGAATCAATCTGGTTCACCAAAACCCCCTTATTTTCTCAGGATATTCGTACCAACCTTAACTGTCGGCGGGGACGCGCCCCACCGGCAATTCGGCTGGTTCTCGTCATTTACTTGTGGACTCGCCGTCCTGCTGGCCGGCTTGTGGATCGGACGTCTGCTCGGATGCAGCTTCGGCAACGTCATCGGATACATCGTCGAACGTCATGTCGTCGAAATCGACGCCGTCGGCGATGTCATCGTCCTCGGACTCTTCGGAATCGCCGGTTTCGGCTTCCGCATGCGACGCTTCGCCGGCAGGCTCACCAGGCTCTTGACCGTCGTCGCTCGGCTGTGCGTCGGGCTCGTCGTTTTCGGGGTGGAGAATGGCCTCGCGTCCTTCGGTGTCATCGCAAATCGCGCTGAGCAGGCCGTGGATGAACGCCGGGGAGTCGCCGTCGCTCAACGTCTTGGCCAGGCCGAGCGCCTCGTCGATGGCCACGCGATCGGGCACGTCGTCGTTGAAGATGATCTCCCATGCGGCGATGCGCAGGATATTGCGATCCACGACGGCCATGCGGCGAACCTTCCACCCGGTGGAATGCTCGTTGAGCATGTAGTCGATCTCACGCCGGTGATCGGCGACGCCGCGCACGATCTCGATGGCGTAGTCGGGAAGCGGGGTCTGCGCACCAGGCTCTTCGATGCGCTCAGCAAGAAGGGACAGGAAATCCTGTCCCTTCTCGTCCGCCTCATACAACGTGTTCAGAGCCCTTTTGCGAGCGGTGGAACGTGCCATGGAAGCCTGTTGTCCTTACTCTCAGTTCTCGCGGCCGAGGTAGGAGCCGTCGCGGGTGTCGACCTTGACCTTCTCGCCTTCGCCCACGAACAGCGGGACCTGGATCTCGGCGCCGGTCTCGACGGTGGCGGGCTTGGTGCCGGCGTTGGAGCGGTTGCCCTGCAGGCCGGGCTCGGTGTGGGTGATGGTCAGGATCACGGAGGCCGGCAGTTCGACGCTCAGCGGGGTGCCGTCGTGGAACGACACGACGCAGTCGGTGCCTTCCAGCAGGAACTTGGCCTGATCGCCGACGAGGGTCTTGGGGATGTAGACCTGATCGTAGGTGGTCATGTCCATGAAGACGAAGTTGTCGCCGTCCTCGTAGGAGTACTGCAGGTTGCGGTTGTCAACGGTCTCGAACTCCATCTTCATGCCCGCGTTGAAGGTCTTGTCGACGATCTTGCCGCTCAGCACGTTCTTGATGGTGGTGCGCACGAAAGCTGGGCCCTTGCCCGGCTTGACGTGCTGGAACTTCGTGACGGTCCACAGCTGGCCGTCCAGGTTCAGGACGGATCCGTTCTTGATGTCATTGGTAGTCTGTGCCACAGTAACTCACCTTTTCATGTTTTCAATTTCGGCAAAGCTCAAAAATAGCCTTGTCTATTATGCCATACCGTCTATACAGCGCGTCGCGGCCGAACAATCCCCCAATGGCATCTTCCGGCTGCATCAGCTGTTCCTCATGCAATTGAAACGGAACAAGCAATAGTGGTTAACGACAATTCACCTAATGACTTAGTAGCTGAATAATGAACATAATAATGACAATGACGACATGTCGGCTGAACCGATAGGAGACAACCGACATGACGCCATTCTCACGTAATCAATCGATGCAGTTTATAGTGTTGATGCAAAGAACGGAATCAAGCA contains the following coding sequences:
- the carA gene encoding glutamine-hydrolyzing carbamoyl-phosphate synthase small subunit → MNQIDSETVSFAPDDAVLVLEDGQVYVGDSYGAIGKTTGEIVFATGMTGYQETLTDPSYDRQIVVQTFPHIGDTGINREDPESSRIWVAGYVVRDPSPTVSNWRATGSLDDDLVAEHIVGISHIDTRKLVRHLRSAGVMRAGIFSGDALLDDEGRLKTVAALIDEVKATPQMKGLSLYDEVSTKETYTVEPCGEYEGKEPLYTVAAVDLGVKGMTPHRMAERGCRVHVVPSTITFEELTALNPDGVFFSNGPGDPEQADPEVELLRKVLDAGYPFFGICFGNQLLGRALGFGTYKLKFGHRGINQPVKDLTTGKVEVTAHNHGFAVDAPIGETVDAPFDNGHFGKVFVSHIDLNDDVVEGLQCVDIPAFSVQYHPEAAAGPHDAAYLFDRFVDLMKTSKEENRNA
- the nusB gene encoding transcription antitermination factor NusB, which encodes MARSTARKRALNTLYEADEKGQDFLSLLAERIEEPGAQTPLPDYAIEIVRGVADHRREIDYMLNEHSTGWKVRRMAVVDRNILRIAAWEIIFNDDVPDRVAIDEALGLAKTLSDGDSPAFIHGLLSAICDDTEGREAILHPENDEPDAQPSDDGQEPGEPAGEASHAEAETGDSEESEDDDIADGVDFDDMTFDDVSDDVAEAASEQTSDPQAGQQDGESTSK
- the efp gene encoding elongation factor P; amino-acid sequence: MAQTTNDIKNGSVLNLDGQLWTVTKFQHVKPGKGPAFVRTTIKNVLSGKIVDKTFNAGMKMEFETVDNRNLQYSYEDGDNFVFMDMTTYDQVYIPKTLVGDQAKFLLEGTDCVVSFHDGTPLSVELPASVILTITHTEPGLQGNRSNAGTKPATVETGAEIQVPLFVGEGEKVKVDTRDGSYLGREN